The candidate division WOR-3 bacterium genome contains a region encoding:
- the dnaA gene encoding chromosomal replication initiator protein DnaA — MRQCGIVDGLVDNRPRQYSSSVVVKYLRRTIFRKGLQMGVADSGVQVRVEREALLDAEGLWAAILDYVRPRVSREGFETWLAPTKGVALSGNVLEVDVPNSFFADWLSQHYSAEVQAAMTSVSRQELSVSFRPRDAADTGILIRRAPARRPVARQNGYRLQSHLSFANFVVGESNRLAVAAARSVAERPGAGYNPLFIYGGVGLGKTHLVQAIGNLAVAAKPGLKVYYTAADDLFVELIQAIEKNTRLEFKNKYRCLDLLLLDDVHYLVGKERLQEEVFYIFNSLHDAGSQIVFTSDRPPQDIPALEDRLASRLGSGLVVDIQAPELETRIAILKQKAAMDHAALPDDVAYFIAARVRTSVRALEGSWIRLLALASLDGRPITVPLAEEALKDLLREEEPVDHGRIIKICAEHFGVAHRAITSGGRTKQLALARQVAMYLLRASMSLSLKEIGNLFGNKDHTTVMHAIKRVGELRVNDPQFAARLEKLCRMTTRG, encoded by the coding sequence ATGAGGCAGTGCGGGATTGTGGACGGTTTGGTGGATAACCGGCCGAGGCAATACTCCTCGTCCGTGGTCGTCAAGTATCTAAGGCGTACTATTTTCCGAAAGGGGCTGCAGATGGGTGTGGCTGACAGCGGCGTACAAGTACGCGTCGAGCGTGAAGCCCTGCTCGACGCCGAAGGACTCTGGGCCGCCATCCTCGACTACGTGAGGCCACGCGTAAGTCGCGAAGGGTTCGAGACTTGGCTTGCACCGACCAAGGGCGTTGCGCTTTCCGGCAATGTTCTTGAGGTCGATGTCCCCAATTCGTTCTTTGCCGATTGGTTGAGCCAGCACTACTCGGCGGAAGTGCAGGCGGCGATGACCAGCGTCTCCCGGCAGGAGTTGTCCGTTTCGTTCCGCCCGCGGGATGCGGCCGACACCGGGATCTTGATCCGACGCGCTCCGGCGCGCCGCCCCGTTGCCAGGCAGAATGGCTATCGGCTGCAATCGCATCTTTCGTTCGCGAACTTTGTTGTCGGCGAGTCGAATCGCCTGGCCGTCGCCGCCGCACGCAGTGTGGCTGAGCGGCCGGGGGCCGGCTACAACCCGCTCTTTATCTACGGCGGCGTTGGCTTGGGCAAGACACATCTTGTCCAGGCAATTGGCAACCTGGCGGTAGCTGCAAAGCCGGGCCTGAAGGTCTACTACACCGCCGCCGACGATCTGTTCGTTGAGCTCATTCAGGCCATCGAAAAGAACACCCGTCTCGAGTTCAAGAACAAGTACCGTTGCCTGGATCTCCTGCTGCTCGATGACGTTCACTACCTGGTCGGGAAAGAGCGGTTGCAGGAGGAAGTCTTCTATATCTTCAATTCTCTCCACGATGCTGGAAGCCAGATCGTGTTCACCAGCGACCGGCCACCGCAGGATATCCCTGCGCTTGAGGACCGGCTCGCTTCGCGGCTTGGTTCCGGTCTGGTAGTGGACATACAGGCGCCTGAATTGGAGACGCGCATCGCCATCCTCAAACAGAAGGCAGCCATGGATCACGCCGCGTTGCCCGACGATGTTGCCTACTTCATAGCTGCGCGCGTCCGAACCAGTGTTCGCGCCCTTGAGGGAAGCTGGATTCGCCTGCTGGCGCTCGCCTCGCTCGACGGCCGACCCATAACGGTTCCACTAGCTGAGGAGGCGCTCAAAGATCTGCTCCGGGAAGAAGAGCCGGTAGACCACGGTCGGATAATAAAGATCTGTGCCGAGCATTTCGGCGTTGCACATAGGGCCATCACCAGCGGGGGAAGAACAAAGCAACTGGCGCTTGCGCGGCAGGTGGCGATGTACCTTCTAAGGGCCAGCATGAGTCTTTCTCTCAAGGAAATCGGCAACCTTTTCGGCAACAAGGACCACACCACAGTAATGCACGCGATAAAGCGGGTGGGTGAACTGAGAGTGAACGACCCACAGTTCGCCGCTCGGCTGGAGAAGCTCTGCAGGATGACAACTCGTGGATAA
- a CDS encoding V-type ATP synthase subunit A yields MIESKGTIIRVSGPLVVAEGLAGAKMYDVVRVSEKRLVGEIIELEGDRASIQVYEETGGVGPGEPVFATAEPLSVELGPGLIESIYDGIQRPLNVIQKQAGDFISRGVEASPLDRQKRWSFTPLRRTGDRVEPGDIVGEVQETVLVRHRVMMPPGMAGEVVHIGPGQFTVEEPVAVIRTPNGEQPLRMSQRWPVRRARPFRRKLQPDQPLVTGQRVVDTFFPIAKGGTAAVPGPFGSGKTVIQHQFAKWSDAEIIIFVGCGERGNEMTDVLMEFPHLVDPKSGEPLMKRTVLIANTSNMPVAAREASIYTGITLAEYYRDMGYSVALQADSTSRWAEAMREISGRLEEMPGEEGYPAYLATRVAEFYERAGRVVCLGRTPEGKEQEGAVSVVGAVSPPGGDLNDPVVQATLRVVKVFWSLEDRLAFQRHFPAISWLNSYSLYADVLRESFDRLATPEFTKDASAAMQLLEKEAELEEIVRLVGKDTLSAQDRLVLEAARSIREDFLHQNAFHEVDTYASLPKQAAMLSAILRFHDLGRAALARGVGIELVERVKVRDRIARMKYLTEAEAPAAIQQACADLEKELAALEAK; encoded by the coding sequence ATGATTGAAAGCAAAGGTACGATTATCAGAGTTTCGGGTCCTCTGGTGGTGGCTGAAGGCCTTGCCGGTGCGAAAATGTACGACGTAGTGAGGGTAAGCGAAAAGCGGCTGGTGGGCGAGATCATCGAATTGGAGGGAGACCGCGCGTCAATCCAGGTATACGAGGAAACAGGCGGGGTGGGGCCCGGCGAGCCCGTCTTTGCCACCGCCGAGCCGCTTTCGGTCGAACTCGGTCCCGGGTTGATCGAGTCCATCTACGACGGCATACAGCGGCCGCTGAACGTCATCCAGAAGCAGGCCGGAGACTTCATCAGCCGCGGCGTCGAGGCGTCGCCGCTCGACCGGCAGAAACGCTGGAGTTTCACTCCGCTGCGCCGAACCGGTGACCGGGTCGAACCCGGCGACATCGTGGGCGAAGTTCAGGAAACCGTGCTGGTGCGCCACCGGGTGATGATGCCGCCGGGAATGGCGGGCGAAGTCGTCCACATCGGGCCCGGCCAATTCACGGTCGAAGAACCCGTCGCCGTCATCCGGACGCCGAACGGAGAGCAGCCGCTAAGGATGTCCCAGCGCTGGCCGGTGCGCAGGGCACGTCCCTTCCGCCGGAAGCTGCAGCCCGATCAGCCGCTCGTGACCGGCCAGCGAGTGGTCGATACGTTCTTTCCGATTGCCAAGGGAGGAACCGCCGCCGTGCCCGGACCGTTCGGTTCGGGCAAAACCGTTATTCAGCACCAGTTCGCCAAATGGTCGGACGCGGAGATCATCATCTTCGTCGGCTGCGGCGAACGTGGGAACGAGATGACCGACGTGCTGATGGAGTTCCCGCACCTCGTCGACCCCAAGTCGGGTGAGCCGCTCATGAAGCGCACCGTTCTGATCGCCAACACCTCAAACATGCCGGTGGCCGCGCGCGAGGCTTCGATCTACACCGGCATCACGCTGGCCGAGTACTACCGCGACATGGGCTACTCGGTAGCTTTGCAGGCCGATTCGACCTCGCGCTGGGCCGAGGCGATGCGGGAGATCTCCGGCCGGCTGGAGGAGATGCCGGGCGAGGAAGGCTATCCTGCCTATCTCGCAACCCGGGTGGCCGAGTTCTACGAGCGAGCCGGGCGAGTTGTTTGTCTGGGCCGAACCCCGGAAGGTAAGGAACAGGAGGGCGCCGTCTCGGTGGTCGGAGCGGTTTCACCTCCGGGAGGAGACCTGAATGACCCGGTGGTCCAGGCTACCCTGCGCGTAGTCAAGGTCTTCTGGTCGCTCGAGGATAGACTGGCGTTCCAGCGGCACTTCCCGGCAATCTCCTGGTTGAATTCTTACTCGCTGTACGCCGACGTTCTCCGGGAATCGTTTGACCGGCTGGCAACCCCCGAATTCACGAAGGATGCGAGCGCAGCCATGCAGCTGCTTGAGAAGGAAGCCGAACTGGAAGAGATCGTCCGGCTGGTCGGCAAAGACACGCTCTCCGCGCAGGACCGGCTGGTGCTCGAGGCGGCGCGGTCGATCCGCGAAGATTTCCTGCACCAGAATGCTTTCCACGAAGTCGACACCTACGCGTCGCTTCCCAAGCAGGCCGCCATGCTGAGCGCGATCCTGCGTTTCCACGACCTCGGGCGCGCCGCGCTGGCGCGAGGCGTTGGCATCGAGCTGGTAGAGCGCGTCAAGGTGCGGGACCGGATAGCCCGGATGAAGTACCTCACCGAGGCCGAGGCGCCGGCGGCGATCCAGCAGGCCTGCGCCGACCTCGAAAAGGAACTGGCCGCACTGGAGGCGAAATGA
- a CDS encoding V-type ATP synthase subunit B, whose amino-acid sequence MIREYQTVTSIAGPLMLVSGVDGVKYQELVQITLPTGDVRRGQVLEVEGDKALVQVFEGTTGIDVPSAKVRFMARGITLDLSPEILGRVFGGLGRPRDGGPAMIPDRRVDVNGAPINPYAREYPNEFIQTGVSSIDGLNTLVRGQKLPIFSGSGLPHNRLAAQIVRQARVLGTSEPFAVVFGAMGITFEESEFFIRDFTQSGAIERTVLFLNLADEPAIERIATPRAALTAAEYLAFELGMHVLVVLTDMTNYCEALREVSAARKEIPGRRGFPGYLYTDLSSIYERCGRIKGRKGSITMMPVLTMPEDDKTHPIPDLTGYITEGQIILSRAMHRRKIAPPVDVLPSLSRLKDKGIGAGKTREDHADLFNQLYACYARGKEAEELEIILGDAALTEADKQYLRFAREFERQYISQGEFENRTVEQTLDLGWKLLAGFPRGELKRVRDAYLEKYWRPAAK is encoded by the coding sequence ATGATCCGCGAATACCAAACGGTCACGTCGATAGCCGGCCCGCTGATGCTGGTTTCCGGTGTGGACGGTGTCAAGTACCAGGAACTGGTTCAGATCACCTTGCCGACCGGTGACGTCAGGCGTGGACAGGTGCTGGAGGTCGAAGGCGACAAGGCCCTGGTGCAGGTTTTCGAGGGAACGACCGGCATCGATGTGCCTTCGGCCAAGGTGCGCTTCATGGCCCGCGGCATAACGCTCGACCTGTCGCCGGAAATCCTCGGACGCGTCTTCGGCGGGCTCGGGCGGCCGCGCGACGGCGGGCCAGCGATGATTCCTGACCGGCGTGTGGATGTCAACGGCGCGCCTATCAACCCCTATGCGCGCGAGTACCCGAACGAGTTCATCCAGACGGGAGTCTCGTCCATAGACGGGCTGAACACTCTGGTCCGCGGACAGAAACTGCCGATCTTCTCCGGCTCAGGCCTGCCCCACAACCGCCTGGCCGCACAGATAGTCCGGCAGGCACGCGTCCTGGGGACGAGCGAGCCGTTCGCGGTCGTGTTCGGGGCAATGGGGATCACGTTCGAGGAGTCGGAGTTCTTCATTCGCGACTTCACCCAGTCCGGCGCCATCGAGCGCACCGTCTTGTTCCTCAACCTCGCGGACGAGCCGGCCATCGAGCGGATCGCGACCCCGCGGGCCGCGCTCACGGCTGCCGAGTACCTGGCGTTCGAACTGGGCATGCACGTCCTCGTGGTGCTGACCGACATGACCAACTACTGCGAGGCACTGCGGGAGGTGTCCGCCGCGCGCAAAGAGATACCCGGCCGCCGCGGTTTCCCGGGCTACCTCTACACCGACCTTTCGTCGATCTACGAGCGCTGCGGACGCATCAAGGGCCGAAAGGGCTCGATCACGATGATGCCGGTACTGACGATGCCCGAGGACGACAAGACACACCCCATACCGGACCTGACCGGCTACATCACCGAGGGCCAGATCATCCTCTCCCGCGCCATGCACCGGCGCAAGATCGCCCCGCCCGTAGACGTGCTCCCTTCGCTCTCGCGGCTCAAGGACAAGGGTATCGGCGCGGGGAAAACCCGTGAGGACCACGCCGACCTTTTCAACCAGCTCTATGCCTGCTACGCGCGCGGCAAAGAAGCGGAGGAGCTCGAGATCATTCTCGGAGACGCGGCGCTGACCGAAGCGGACAAGCAGTATCTGCGCTTCGCACGCGAGTTCGAGCGGCAGTACATCTCCCAGGGCGAGTTCGAGAACCGGACAGTGGAGCAGACCCTGGACCTCGGCTGGAAGCTGCTGGCCGGCTTCCCGCGGGGCGAGCTGAAGCGCGTGCGCGACGCCTACCTGGAAAAGTATTGGCGGCCGGCAGCGAAGTAG